From Aspergillus fumigatus Af293 chromosome 3, whole genome shotgun sequence, a single genomic window includes:
- the sph3 gene encoding spherulation-specific family 4 protein → MAEKHVSNRRCLQSRRSRILLAVFVLIAILAVVIPPAVVVTLHKKNDMGPKSKVFVPLYVYPAPGAWTPLEDVISKHPDVNFTVVINPGSGPGPNALPDGNYTREIPKLASYENVRLLGYVATTYAKRNISLVRRDIETYAAWPTNSSNPALAVRGIFFDETPQQYDEDALAYLQELTDVVKNTPGLGPDHYVVHNPGAIPDSRYLSTADSTVVFEATYDTFQERHGAKLFEAIPDSNRSQLCAVIHSVPESVEGSALRSLVKQVRKVADEIFITHLDTDYYASFGRQWPEFVDLMGK, encoded by the exons ATGGCGGAAAAACACGTGAGCAATCGACGGTGCCTGCAAAGCCGGCGCTCTCGAATCCTCTTGGCCGTCTTTGTTCTTATTGCTATTCTGGCTGTCGTGATCCCTCCGGCGGTTGTGGTGACGCTGCACAAGAAGAACGACATGGGGCCTAAATCCAAGGTCTTTGTGCCTCTCTATGTGTACCCTGCACCCGGAGCCTGGACTCCGCTTGAAGATGT GATCTCCAAACACCCAGACGTGAACTTTACCGTTGTGATCAACCCAGGGAGCGGACCTGGACCCAACGCACTGCCGGATGGCAACTACACGCGTGAGATTCCCAAGCTGGCTTCGTACGAGAATGTGCGGCTGCTAGGCTATGTGGCGACAACCTACGCGAAGCGCAATATCTCGCTGGTGCGCCGGGACATCGAGACGTATGCAGCGTGGCCAACGAACTCTTCCAACCCGGCTCTAGCTGTTCGGGGGATCTTTTTCGACGAGACCCCTCAGCAGTATGATGAGGATGCCTTGGCGTATCTGCAGGAGTTGACCGACGTTGTGAAAAATACCCCTGGTTTGGGGCCGGATCATTAC GTGGTTCACAATCCCGGCGCGATCCCTGACTCTCGCTACCTGTCGACTGCAGACTCGACTGTCGTGTTCGAAGCAACGTACGACACCTTTCAGGAACGCCATGGAGCCAAGCTGTTCGAGGCGATCCCGGACAGCAACCGCAGCCAGCTCTGTGCGGTGATCCACTCCGTCCCCGAGAGTGTCGAAGGGTCTGCGCTCCGGAGTTTGGTGAAGCAGGTCCGCAAGGTTGCCGATGAGATCTTCATCACCCACTTGGATACGGATTACTATGCCAGTTTTGGGCGGCAGTGGCCGGAGTTTGTGGATTTGATGGGAAAATAG
- the uge3 gene encoding NAD-dependent epimerase/dehydratase family protein: MDSYQQSDASTPVEPCSPGCVDTPATQSSVLFDGHLDDLLRHFPLDQYILVTGGLGFIGSHTTLELLKANYNVIVIDNLSNSFQIVFDRIKLLASQYHERQGTKMPSLHLHAHDYRDTAALKELLEQHQTQTRWGTTKSKISGVIHFAAYKAVEESIRNPLKYYANNVSGLIDFATTLGDYGIKTFIFSSSATVYGTLATSGLPLKEELCTHKEEIYTDHDGSERIVQPGCTGITNPYGRTKWICEAILADLAASDPEWTIVALRYFNPIGCDESGLLGEDPRQTPTNLLPVVVKVMTGEYRELQMFGTDWNTEDGTAVRDFIHVTDLARGHIAALSAANEGKLAENFRTFNLGTGRGHSVKEVVETMEEVSSKHIPRRAADRRAGDVGSCVAVATRSQQELNWKTEKSLKDACVSLCNFLEVSGLST; encoded by the coding sequence ATGGACAGCTACCAGCAATCCGACGCAAGCACTCCGGTGGAGCCTTGCTCCCCAGGCTGCGTGGACACGCCCGCAACGCAATCGTCCGTCTTGTTTGATGGTCATCTGGACGATCTCCTGCGCCACTTCCCTCTCGACCAGTACATCCTTGTCACGGGCGGCCTCGGCTTCATTGGCAGTCACACAACATTGGAACTGCTCAAGGCCAATTATAATGTGATTGTGATCGACAATCTCAGCAACTCCTTTCAGATCGTCTTCGACCGCATCAAGCTGTTAGCCTCCCAGTACCATGAGCGGCAGGGGACCAAGATGCCGTCGCTGCACCTGCATGCACACGACTATCGTGACACTGCTGCTCTCAAGGAACTTCTAGAACAGCACCAGACCCAGACCCGATGGGGTACGACCAAGTCCAAGATCTCTGGTGTCATTCACTTCGCTGCCTACAAGGCAGTGGAGGAGAGCATCCGCAACCCACTCAAGTACTATGCCAACAACGTCAGCGGCCTCATCGACTTTGCCACGACCCTGGGTGACTATGGCATCAAGACTTTTatcttctcctcgtcggccaCAGTGTACGGCACCTTGGCAACCTCCGGTCTCCCCCTGAAGGAAGAGCTGTGCACGCACAAGGAGGAGATCTATACCGACCACGACGGGAGTGAACGCATTGTCCAGCCCGGCTGTACAGGCATCACCAACCCCTATGGCCGTACCAAATGGATCTGCGAGGCCATCCTGGCGGACCTCGCCGCCTCCGACCCAGAATGGACTATCGTCGCTCTGCGGTACTTCAACCCCATCGGATGTGACGAGTCCGGCCTCCTCGGAGAAGACCCCAGACAGACTCCCACAAACTTACTTCCTgtcgtcgtcaaagtcaTGACAGGCGAGTACCGGGAGTTGCAGATGTTCGGAACTGACTGGAATACTGAGGACGGGACGGCCGTCCGGGACTTCATCCACGTCACCGACCTTGCGCGCGGCCACATCGCGGCTCTCAGCGCAGCCAACGAAGGCAAACTGGCCGAGAACTTCCGCACGTTCAACCTGGGAACCGGTCGCGGACACTCCGTCAAGGAAGTAGTCGAGACCATGGAGGAAGTTTCCTCCAAGCACATCCCCCGAAGGGCGGCTGATCGCCGCGCGGGGGATGTGGGCTCCTGCGTCGCCGTGGCCACGCGATCGCAGCAGGAGCTCAACTGGAAGACGGAAAAGTCACTCAAGGATGCTTGTGTGAGCTTGTGCAATTTCCTGGAAGTCAGTGGGTTATCTACTTAG
- a CDS encoding mitochondrial 54S ribosomal protein mL54: MICRRCRTSILSQIQPQPTVSWTASASSCARQLPIHRTQFRSYSDGNPTLFSSPPPPTPRQPVVADITIPSAISSATPGVSQPLSTPEESVNVDVNPEKPAPATVKPAAERTPSIAPAGTKLNGLNYLKNKPDVFALEDSEYPDWLWGLLEDGSKAKKEGGVDPNTLNKKQRKRYEKKVAARAATLPPQIPVHHHATDITPAEYNRERTEDVLTLAAESIEKRTEITKSARDARRKAIREANFLRGL, from the exons ATGATCTGCCGCCGGTGCCGaaccagcatcctctccCAAATCCAACCGCAACCCACAGTGTCATGGACCGCTTCAGCCTCATCATGCGCACGCCAGCTCCCCATCCACCGCACCCAATTTCGATCCTACAGTGATGGAAACCCCACCTTATTCTCCTCACCTCCTCCGCCCACTCCCCGCCAGCCTGTCGTCGCCGACATTACCATCCCCTCGGCCATCTCGTCCGCAACCCCCGGCGTGTCGCAGCCGCTGAGCACCCCCGAAGAAAGCGTCAACGTGGACGTCAACCCCGAGAAGCCAGCGCCGGCAACTGTGAAGCCTGCCGCCGAGCGGACGCCTAGCATTGCGCCTGCGGGGACTAAGCTGAACGGGCTGAATTACCTCAAGAATAAGCCGGATGTGTTTGCGTTGGAGGACTCGGAGTATCCCGATTGGTTGTGGGGATTGCTGGAGGATGGGTcgaaggcgaagaaagagggaggGGTGGATCCTAACA CTCTGAATAAGAAACAGCGGAAACGCTACGAGAAGAAAGTGGCTGCGAGAGCGGCGACGCTGCCGCCTCAGATCCctgttcatcatcatgctACGGATATCACGCCTGCGGAGTATAACCGTGAACGGACGGAAGATGTTCTTACCCTGGCGGCTGAGAGCATTGAGAAGCGGACGGAGATTACGAAGAGTGCGAGAGATGCCCGGAGAAAGGCGATTAGGGAGGCGAACTTCCTGCGGGGGCTGTGA
- a CDS encoding glutathione S-transferase family protein translates to MKPPRVLNLLRNISSTPVRPHTAMASDSPVHFFDITSTLPGSSKSWSPNTIKTRMVLNYKRIPYTQSWVSYPDIAPLLSSLAVPANADRMPYTLPAINHKPTVTSNPTGTLMDSFAIACHLDQYYPTPSLFPSGDASYALTIAVGKLITRAVDKARPLVVPNVAKFLDDKGREYFIKTWSAWFGKPLSEVRPKDPQIVKQTTDEVKKEMEGLAQMLRGRLGKTGPFFEGEKAGYADFIVVSFLAWVERADKELWRALLDVGQGELKALWEACVPWVEGQGEEKDWPIAR, encoded by the exons ATGAAGCCTCCAAGAGTGCTAAACCTGCTACGAAACATCTCAAGCACACCAGTACGACCTCATACCGCAATGGCAAGCGACTCACCAGTCCATTTCTTCGACATCACGTCGACCCTCCCTG GTTCGTCAAAATCATGGTCCCCCAACACCATCAAAACCCGGATGGTCCTAAACTACAAGCGCATCCCCTACACTCAGAGCTGGGTCTCCTACCCGGACATCGCacccctcctctcctccctcgccgtACCCGCCAACGCAGATAGAATGCCCTACACCCTCCCCGCAATCAACCACAAGCCGACGGTCACGTCCAACCCCACCGGCACCCTCATGGACTCCTTCGCCATCGCCTGCCATTTGGACCAATACTATCCCACCCCGTCGCTCTTCCCCTCCGGCGACGCAAGCTACGCCCTCACCATCGCTGTCGGCAAGCTCATAACGAGGGCGGTCGACAAGGCCCGCCCTCTCGTCGTTCCCAATGTCGCCAAGTTCCTCGATGACAAGGGGAGAGAGTACTTCATCAAAACGTGGTCCGCGTGGTTTGGCAAGCCGCTGTCCGAGGTGCGGCCGAAGGATCCACAGATCGTAAAGCAGACGACGgacgaggtcaagaaggagatggaggggcTGGCGCAGATGCTGCGGGGGCGGCTGGGGAAGACGGGGCCCTTCTTTGAAGGGGAGAAGGCGGGGTATGCGGATTTCATTGTGGTTTCGTTCCTGGCGTGGGTGGAGAGGGCCGATAAGGAGCTTTGGCGGGCGTTGCTGGACGTTGGTCAGGGGGAGTTGAAGGCTCTGTGGGAGGCTTGTGTCCCGTGGGTGGAGGGACAGGGTGAGGAGAAGGACTGGCCGATTGCCAGGTAG
- a CDS encoding putative phosphoinositide-specific phospholipase C codes for METMEELTGRAATISLESAKPARSIQVQPGPLSSHLDKIYASLTSTSTTDFIKDLQKEAIAGSVEAANPLASLAAFRAYMASPASDALLPAEGEDLSAPITDYYVSSSHNTYLTGNQLYSDAAAAAYTNVLLNGCRCVEIDVWDGDADDDSVSGDDTSSSSSSSSEWSSDEENPSRRKKQDVQKTDGSTQSAKAPSRRKGLSSKLGSLLGRKSSPPNGATDKPASTATAAAVGTAAQTLRRPEPRVLHGHTLTKGTKFRDVCYAIRDSAFVASDLPVIVSLEVHTCIEQQATMVEIMEEAFKGMLIEVTPELEASQAPPPLESLKRKILIKVKWVPATGDGQAEAQKDDQTDTLDTPPSVNQDGEPAPAKPSKILHSLSRLAVFTKGFSFRQFTQPEAKVPGHVFSLSENAAREAYAKDRDALLEHNRHFFMRVYPYGLRVNSSNPDPTFFWRCGAQIVALNWQNLDKGMMLNRGMFTSEPGWVLKPQGYRSSDPPSTPVKRQQLDLSIEILAGQNLPLPPGDTKESGFRPYVSCYLHVECPDEENGFPPGGDNTTDSEKTSYKRSIKSATGRNPDFGAQMIQFPTLQGVIDELTFVRFKVKDDELGRDSLAAWACLKLSRLQQGYRLIHLHDCSGAEAGAVLLVRITKVLS; via the exons ATGGAAACGATGGAAGAGCTTACTGGTCGTGCTGCTACCATTTCTCTCGAGTCAGCAAAACCCGCTCGGTCAATCCAGGTGCAGCCCGGCCCTTTGTCTTCCCACCTGGACAAGATCTATGCGTCCTTGACGTCCACCTCAACCACTGATTTCATCAAGGATCTACAAAAAGAAGCGATCGCTGGTAGCGTTGAGGCCGCAAATCCCCTCGCGTCCTTGGCAGCATTCCGTGCATACATGGCCAGTCCAGCGTCTGATGCCTTGCTTCCGGCCGAAGGTGAGGATTTGTCGGCACCGATAACAGATTACTACGTCTCATCCAGTCACAACACCTATTTGACGGGGAATCAGCTGTACAGCGATGCTGCAGCGGCCGCATATACCAAC GTACTTCTGAATGGTTGTAGATGTGTCGAAATCGATGTTTGGGACGGAGATGCGGACGATGACAGCGTCTCTGGTGACGAcacaagcagcagcagcagtagtagtAGCGAGTGGAGCTCTGACGAAGAAAATCCCAGTCGTCGTAAGAAGCAGGACGTACAAAAGACGGATGGTAGCACACAGTCTGCTAAGGCACCATCGCGACGCAAGGGCCTCTCGTCCAAACTCGGAAGCCTACTGGGCCGCAAATCATCGCCTCCTAACGGAGCAACTGATAAACCTGCGTCGACTGCTACCGCTGCTGCTGTAGGCACTGCAGCACAAACCCTGCGCCGTCCGGAGCCCCGTGTGCTTCACGGACACACGCTGACCAAAGGAACCAAGTTCCGCGATGTTTGCTATGCGATTCGCGACAGCGCTTTTGTGGCAAGTGATCTGCCAGTCATAGTTAGTTTAGAGGTGCACACATGCATCGAGCAGCAGGCGACGATGGTGGAAATCATGGAGGAGGCGTTCAAGGGAATGTTGATCGAAGTCACCCCGGAGCTTGAAGCTTCTCAGGCCCCGCCTCCGTTGGAGTCCTTGAAACGCAAGattctcatcaaggtcaaATGGGTCCCAGCGACAGGCGACGGCCAAGCGGAGGCGCAGAAGGACGATCAGACCGACACGCTCGATACACCTCCCTCCGTAAATCAGGACGGTGAACCTGCACCAGCCAAGCCGTCCAAGATCCTGCATTCCCTGAGCAGGCTAGCGGTTTTTACCAAAGGATTCTCCTTCCGCCAGTTCACCCAACCAG AGGCCAAAGTACCCGGACATGTGTTCTCCCTCTCCGAAAACGCCGCACGAGAGGCCTACGCCAAAGACCGCGACGCCCTCCTCGAGCACAACCGCCACTTCTTCATGCGAGTCTACCCCTACGGTCTGCGCGTGAACTCGTCCAACCCAGACCCAAccttcttctggcgctgCGGTGCTCAGATCGTCGCCCTGAACTGGCAAAACCTCGACAAGGGCATGATGCTCAACCGCGGCATGTTCACCAGCGAGCCCGGCTGGGTCCTCAAGCCCCAGGGCTACCGCAGCTCCGATCCCCCCTCCACTCCCGTGAAGCGCCAACAGCTCGACCTCTCCATTGAGATTCTGGCCGGGCAGAACCTCCCCCTGCCCCCCGGTGATACCAAGGAATCCGGCTTCCGGCCCTACGTCAGCTGCTACCTGCATGTGGAGTGTccggacgaggagaacggGTTCCCGCCGGGCGGCGACAACACCACCGACTCGGAGAAGACGAGCTACAAGCGCAGCATCAAGAGCGCTACAGGCAGGAATCCGGATTTCGGAGCGCAGATGATTCAGTTCCCGACCTTGCAGGGTGTCATTGACGAGTTGACTTTTGTTAG ATTCAAAGTCAAAGACGACGAGCTCGGCCGAGACTCCCTTGCCGCATGGGCATGTCTCAAACTCAGCCGTCTGCAGCAGGGCTATCGACTGATCCATCTCCATGACTGCTCCGGGGCAGAAGCCGGTGCTGTCCTGTTAGTTCGGATCACCAAGGTGCTCTCATGA